The nucleotide sequence TGGCCTTAAGAGTTTAAGGTGTTTTCTCAGAATAAAAGGTCAACCTGATGGAAAAACGTGTCTGTCTTCAATCAAAGATCAGCCAAGAGCGTATGGGGGTCTCGGAACATTGAAaagttttatttaacttttggcAGAACAGATTATAGCCTACAAACTGTCAGTTTGAATTCATTCTTTGGTGTTGAAAAATATGACCCAAAAAGCAGCAGGACATGAAAAAGGTGGTGAACTGAAAAACAGGTGAACTGAAATGGATGAGTGATATGGTAGTGTAAGGCATTTTCACTTAAAtcatttaaaggcccagtgcaatcAAACTTGATTTttctgttttatatatttttccaaACTGAGGTTgaaataatattgtgaaaataatgttaatgcccttttagtgtaggaGCTATTTGAAAAGAATTCCtgtaatttcagcctgttttgatgGGAGGGAGTtctggccttccatggtgacaatGTGGTAAATTAGTTCCAAACATCTACAAATAACTAGTTTTCCCTTCCCCACTCAAACCACTCCCAGAAAGtcttagcaaaattcttgcttgagaaattgctatttGTTTCTTTTTTACAATTTTGTTTTAAATTGATCACAATTTAGGTACTTAATTGTTGCGCAGAATAATCATAATCTATTGAactgctgcattggacctttttaaGGCATCAATAATTAGGACGGTTAGATGTTTCCGTTTTAGATGGCTCATTCTGCCCCGAGTCTTGAATTAACTTGAATACTGGTAGTCTGATAATACAACAGTGATATAACAGACACAGGCAGATTATATGACTAGCAGTGAACTGTGTGTAGGACTGGTAGTGGAATCCAGTCCCTGTTCTCCCTTTGTCGCTACTGGTCTTTCTTGCTCTCTGCTGGGGTGTCGGGTTCAGGTTGAGGCTCTTCGCTGCCCTCTGGTGGTAAGGGGTTGTCCTCGCCACGACCCTTCTTTATCTTCTTTGACGCCTCGAAGAGCTCGTTCAGGTTGAACTCGCGGATGATGTTCTCCTAGAAAAGAATGAGACAAACGGGTGTGTGAGTGGGGACCCAAAGCCATTCACACACTTCAAAAAGTATGGCGCACGCACAGATTAGTGAtccccacacaacacacacctcgCTGAAAGTCCAGGACACTGCTCGACACTTATTGTCCACCATTGGACGTCTCATGACCTCCCGCCCTGACTGGAAAAGCACCAATGAGGGGAGCTGCTTGGCCAGAGGGGAGGTGCTAACCTTGTACCTGCAGAGAAGGGCAGAAAAAGTGTCAGACTATAGAAATAGGTGGTCCCTTCTCATCTGACTTATAGACAAACTAAGACTGTAGACTGCATGTCAATGTAAATTAATTTTTTTTGCATTCTGGTGAAAATGTAGTTTGTAAGAGACACTACCAACGTCAGAGGGAAAGTCTTACCTCTGAGCCACCTCTCCGTACCGGCCAGCGTCTATCTTCCCAAACCGCAGTCCTGCACAGTTATACCTGCATAACAGAGGAAGAGAACAAGAGACGGCCATGTTAAGTTAACACAACAACATTAGAAAGATGTGTTTCACTGGAGGAAGAGTAGAGGGGTGAAGTCACGCAgatagaggagagatggagcgaaAGAGGAAACGGGAAGAATACTAACTTGAGGGAAAGGTCGGCAAAGACGGGGGCGAAGGACTGGCACTCGGGAGACCAGTTAGCATAGAACTCAACGATCCACGTCAAGCGAGTATCATGATTCAGCTCCTCCTGTCCAATGGGATTAGACCAGATCAGATTACCTAAGTAGATCACAATCACTGTATCAGTAGTCTGGTTCCCAGCCAGGTGTCTCCCTACTAATAGTATTGTCACTAGGCTGACAGCCTACAGTATGGCGTCTCGTCTTCACACTCATGGCTGTCATGTCACATCTCAAGTCTTGGATCAACCCACTTACGTCTATGGTCTTTTCACTGAAGTACTTGATGTACTCTGGGCCCATGTAGAGTGGCGGTTTGCAGGTCATGACAAATGCTTGGACAGGAAAGGAAACAGAATCATTCTTGACATTGCAGAATGTATATTTGgtactaaccctaactcctaacccatGCTGTCAAATTCACTCACAGAGCACAGACAGACTGGTTGGTTTCGACCAGTAAAGtcaaagtgcaaatcaatccctgaaGCGAGCACTGTCTTGTCTTAACAAGGAGCACACCAACTTCCTCTGGTCACTAGTTATAATGCATATTAACTGACTGACAGCAGTGACATGAAGGGCAGTATGACAAGCAGCTCACCAATACACAGAGAGAAGTAGAAGATGCCCAGTCTGATGTCCAGCCTGAAGAAGAGGATGACGTTGGCCACCTTACTGAACATAAACAGGTTCCCTGCATGCTGCTCTAATGTGACTGGAGAACAGGGGAAAGGTTAGGGTTcatgacagagaaacagagagggggggggggggggggggcgagtagagaaagagaggggtaagAGAGACTGGGGGGATGAATAGAGTGACAGGGGGAGGGAGATAGTACAGAGAGCAATAATAAGACTCAAGGAtagaaaagagggggggggggggtaggaggAGTTAACAAAATAAACAGTGCCCCCCCCTCACACAACTGTATTCTCATGTTTACAAAGCAAACACATTGTCAAGAGCCAATGAACAAGCAGATGAACCTTGGGAGTTCTGTATTCTCAGGAGATGGTTTACAAGATGTGAGGGACCGGGTTTGTTGGGAAAATTGAAATAACAGTGTATGTGTTTGTTCTGATGTTAACTGTTTATACTGTAAACCTATGAGAGATTTTCAGTGACAACAGTGGGCTCACCCCTGCTACATGGCCAaacctgtgtgtgtatttgtgtttcaTTCTGCACCTACTGGCTCTTCTGTTCTTCATCATGACAATCGCACTGAGAAACATTAGAATCTCCACTTCTCTCTGTAAGACATAGGCCCCATAATATTACATACAAGTATTGCAACATTTACGGTAACAATAAACCCCACAAGATTTAGCGCAAGAGCAACTCTACCCCGATACTGACCCAGTCAAAGTCGCATGGGTTCCCGTCCTCCCGTTCTGTGTTGAGGTTTTCGCAAAGTCCCGGACACTTGCGAAGTATGAGGAATGCGGAGGACATCAATATAGACAAGATGTAATAAGGCTTGAAGAGCCATTTGTATATTTGAGGTAAGTGGTAAAAGAAAGCAATAACTCCGGTGATCAACCCCATGTTCCCTCAGcatgagagaagagaagagaaagaaagggggtTGAGCACAGTGACAGCCgttcttattatacctcagtggtgaCAGCTGAAGCAGCAAGAGTTCAACCAAAGATTGCTCAACGTGAATGAGCGCGACATATGACACTTGACTGCGCATGCGGACATTGACAGAAAAGCAAAAACCTTTTTTGTACCTGTTGTCGTTCCGTAGACGGTCGTTTCTAGCGGGTACTCTAAAACACAAACAACGTTTTAAAAAATCGAGTAAATTGGTGAAACAACACACACAGTTGCTAAAAGTACACGAGATAACGTACAGGATCAGCCTAGTAATGCAACAGGAGATGTTTCGTCTCAGTCGTGGAAATTATTCTCACCTGTCAGACGGACCCGAACCCCAGAGGAACAGGCAACTGTTGTTCAGCAAAGTCACGGAGAAGAGCCTAGAGAAGTTTATATCCGATGCCAGGTACATATTGTATGAATAATACATTTGGCCATACATCACGTTGAGCTGAATTTTTTTTGCATCCTTGggaaactagctaacgttaaatcTGTCTGAATGTGTCGTCAGTTTTCACAGATTTGGCCACACGTTCAATCCGTTCTATAAGAAGAACCCGCAGGTGACAGAGAACATCCATaagcagttaagaaaatatttacagaGGACTTTACAGGTTGGGCACCATCCCTTTGGCTTAAGTAGGCTTTTGTTAGACTTTTGACACGTGCGTGTGTGGCACCTATACAGGATGACATCAACAACTGATCGATGAGGGGGAGCTACAGTGCAAACTGGATCAGCTGAACAAGCTAGAAGAAGCTGCTAAGAACAGCCAAGACACAGCATGGTTAGTCACTGTCTGCCACCAAAGAAGACGTTGGCCTCTTTGTTTGTGTCTGTATGCTGCCGTACCTAGTGTTTTCCTCCATCTTGGATTGTCCTGTATGTGTGTTCACCTTGAAAAATcggaccttagatcagtgtccaGGGGCACCTACTCCACCTCGTGTCCCCTCAGGCTTCCCAGTGGAGTGCCTGAGCAGGACCTGTGTAGTTTTGTGATGCCTTACTACTGGAAGCAGGAGGCGTACCAGCGGAGGGAGCTGAAGAAGATTTAGCAGGAGAACGCTGTGCTGGCTCAGAGGGTGCAGGCAGGCAGGGAAGGAATCACCCAGACCGAACAGCGCATTGCAACAGCTGTGGAAGGTGAGTGTAACCGGCGTCACTGTGCTAGCTTGGCAGCTTCACTTCCTCCCTCAACTTGCCTCTGACTGGGCTTGAACCTGGGTCCTACGCCTCGCCAACACATTTGACCGCACGATTGACAGCATGCAAAGCAGTTGGGCCCCTGAAAAGGATCCAGTTCATTGGTGTCATTTCAAGCTGTGGGGTGAGTTTATCCAGTATGATTTCACTCCATTACACGAGTGAGAGAGAACCATGATGCATTGGAGCCCACactttgtttaacctttatttaactaggcaaatcatttacaatgacggcctaacccggacgacgctgggccaattgtgcgccgcccagaTCCAATGAGTTGTAAATGGAATGGAATAAATTAGTTGGTGTACGCTTTTGCTTTGGTTTAGCTGTCAAGAAAGAACAGATGTTATGAAGATTAGGTTGTCTAGGCTGCCCCTGCTATACAATGGTGATTGTAAAGCACAAATATTTTCATTCGTCTGCGTCCATAGAGActagcctaggcctactgtagtTTCACTGTTTGTTTTTGTCAATT is from Salvelinus namaycush isolate Seneca chromosome 17, SaNama_1.0, whole genome shotgun sequence and encodes:
- the LOC120062291 gene encoding thioredoxin-related transmembrane protein 2-B-like, encoding MGLITGVIAFFYHLPQIYKWLFKPYYILSILMSSAFLILRKCPGLCENLNTEREDGNPCDFDWREVEILMFLSAIVMMKNRRAITLEQHAGNLFMFSKVANVILFFRLDIRLGIFYFSLCIAFVMTCKPPLYMGPEYIKYFSEKTIDEELNHDTRLTWIVEFYANWSPECQSFAPVFADLSLKYNCAGLRFGKIDAGRYGEVAQRYKVSTSPLAKQLPSLVLFQSGREVMRRPMVDNKCRAVSWTFSEENIIREFNLNELFEASKKIKKGRGEDNPLPPEGSEEPQPEPDTPAESKKDQ